From the genome of Geotoga petraea:
TGACTCCTGAAGAAGCATTAGAATGGGCTGAAAAAGAAATAACAAATTTAATAAAAGACTACAACGAATTATATAATTAAATGTATATTTTTAAAGGGGCGGTTAAGCCGCCCTTTTTTATAGGGGGTATGATAATTTATGCGAAAGTTTTTGCCTTATTTATTATTAATACCAACTTTTTTAGTTATAGGTATTTTTATATACTGGCCAGCAGGATTATCTTTTAGGTTGAGTTTATTTAGAACTTCGCCTTTTGGAAACAGAGAATTATATGTTGGATTAGAAAATTTTATTAGACTGTTTCAAAATCCAACTTACTTACAAGCAATGCTTACAACACTTATTTATGTTGGAATAACTGTTTTTTTCACTATATTGATTTCTTTTTTATTGGCCCAATTACTCAATCAAGACATTCCTGGAACAAGATGGTTTAGGCTATTTATTTTTGCACCATATGCAATTTCACCTGCTATTGCAGGAACGCTTTGGTCTTTTTTGCTTAATCCAGTTGTAGGCCATTTAAACTATTTTTTTAACTCTTTATTTGGTTTAAATGTTGACTTTTTGACCTCATCTCCATATGCACTAATAGCAGTTATGTTCGCTAGCATTTGGAAAATGGTCCCTTTTGCATTGATATTCTATATTGCCGGATTACAATCAATACCAGATTCATTGGTTGAAAGTTCATTTATAGATGGAGCTAATTTGTGGCAAAGAATGTGGAAGATAAAGTTTCCTCTCTTATCTCCAATAACTTTTTATCTTGTAATCATGACTATTACAAATGCTATGTTTAACTCGTTTGGTATTATTGACGTTATGACAAAAGGTGGTCCAACCGGGGATACAACAACTCTTATTTATAAATTATATTTAGATGCTTTCACCTATCAAAATACAGGTTCTGCAGCATCTCAAAGTATAATAATGTTTATTATCA
Proteins encoded in this window:
- a CDS encoding carbohydrate ABC transporter permease: MRKFLPYLLLIPTFLVIGIFIYWPAGLSFRLSLFRTSPFGNRELYVGLENFIRLFQNPTYLQAMLTTLIYVGITVFFTILISFLLAQLLNQDIPGTRWFRLFIFAPYAISPAIAGTLWSFLLNPVVGHLNYFFNSLFGLNVDFLTSSPYALIAVMFASIWKMVPFALIFYIAGLQSIPDSLVESSFIDGANLWQRMWKIKFPLLSPITFYLVIMTITNAMFNSFGIIDVMTKGGPTGDTTTLIYKLYLDAFTYQNTGSAASQSIIMFIIMGVVTFFYFKNVESKVHYQ